Proteins encoded together in one Psilocybe cubensis strain MGC-MH-2018 chromosome 8, whole genome shotgun sequence window:
- a CDS encoding 60S ribosomal protein L28: MPSRFSKTRKHRGHVSAGHGRVGKHRKHPGGRGLAGGQHHHRTNFDKYHPGYFGKVGMRHFHLTRNQYWRPIINVDKLWSLVPEEQKKGLTETSDVVPVIDTLAAGYGKVLGNGVLPKLPFIVKARFVSAKAEAKIKAAGGVVSLVA, translated from the exons ATGCCTTCCCGGTTTTCGAAGACACGCAAGCACCGCGGCCACGTATCGGCCGGTCACGGTCGTGTAGGAAAGCACCGCAAGCATCCGGGAGGTCGTGGTCTTGCTGGTGGTCAGCACCACCACCG TACCAACTTCGATAAGTACCATCCTGGTTACTTCGGTAAAGTTGGTATGCGCCACTTCCACCTCACCCGCAACCAGTACTGGCGCCCCATCATCAACGTCGACAAGCTGTGGAGTCTGGTGCCCGAGGAGCAAAAGAAGGGACTGACTGAGACCTCCGACGTTGTTCCCGTTATCGATACTCTCGCTGCCGGATACGGAAAAGTTTTGGGCAACGGAGT CCTGCCAAAATTGCCTTTCATCGTGAAGGCTCGTTTCGTTTCGGCGAAGGCTGA GGCTAAGATCAAGGCCGCCGGCGGTGTTGTGTCATTGGTTGCTTAA
- a CDS encoding Mitochondrial GTPase 1, whose product MILPQFPILPQPPSWFPGHMMKFTRSLPALLKRTNVVLEIRDSRLPLTSINRTLEGALKKWRLERGWDPNNPGRRFFAVEACEHIVVLNKRDLVPEWGLEPFRKAMAAKYPHQQLFFASWQRPRDIRTLNEILVNIAKEYPHAMELNVLVIGMPNVGKSTLLNALRSMGIKGRTAKAFQTSANPGMTQTLSTRLKLSLDPLVYAYDTPGVMLPFLGRGAEGAERGVKLALIAGIKEGLYDMEALAAYLLYRLNVLNPISPAYLQLLPPGTAPTNDVEEFLMLLAKRMGMIKRGAEVDLSRAAVYFVRWWREEGGLLSAASSPRLEANLSKDLNSPASRTLAWGFDFQWDLQPEDTPLGYNPETLIQQKMEETIEEYVQATEREEADENNISQTQIKKKAVLEEKEKRRLKHAAKGGRR is encoded by the exons ATGATTTTGCCCCAATTTCCGATTCTTCCTCAACCACCATCATGGTTCCCGGGGCACATGATGAAGTTCACGCGGAGCCTGCCTGCTTTACTCAAAAGGACGAACGTCGTTCTCGAAATCAGAGACTCGCGGCTTCCGCTGACGAGTATAAACAGGACTTTGGAAG GTGCGTTGAAAAAATGGAGGCTTGAACGAGGATGGGATCCGAATAATCCGGGTCGCCGTTTCTTTGCTGTTGAAGCATGCGAACACATTGTCGTGTTGAATAAACGCGACCTTGTTCCTGAGTGGGGCCTGGAG CCTTTTCGAAAGGCTATGGCTGCGAAGTATCCACACCAGCAGCTCTTCTTCGCATCATGGCAGCGGCCACGGGATATTCGTACTCTCAACGAGATCCTTGTAA ACATCGCCAAGGAGTACCCCCACGCGATGGAGCTGAACGTCCTTGTAATTGGTATGCCAAACGTCGGCAAGTCGACATTACTGAACGCACTTCGAAGTATGGGAATTAAAGGCC GAACGGCAAAAGCATTTCAGACTTCGGCGAACCCTGGAATGACGCAAACTTTGTCTACGAGGTTAAAGTTATCCTTAGACCCGCTGGTGTACGCATATGATACACCCGGAGTCATGTTGCCCTTCCTTGGCCGTGGGGCGGAGGGCGCCGAAAGAGGAGTGAAACTTGCTCTCATCG CGGGCATCAAAGAAGGGTTATACGACATGGAAGCGCTAGCTGCGTATCTGCTCTACAGACTAAACGTGCTGAATCCCATAT CGCCGGCGTATTTACAGTTACTGCCGCCTGGAACTGCCCCAACGAACGATGTGGAAGAGTTCTTGATGCTACTTGCCAAGCGTATGGGCATGATCAAGCGCGGCGCTGAGGTGGATCTCAGTCGTGCTGCGGTATACTTTGTGCGGTGGTGGCGCGAGGAAGGAGGGCTCTTGTCTGCGGCTTCGTCACCCCGTTTAGAAGCCAACCTGTCAAAAGACCTGAATTCGCCAGCGTCACGTACTCTGGCCTGGGGTTTTGACTTTCAGTGGGATCTGCAGCCGGAGGACACGCCGCTGGGTTATAACCCCGAAACCCTCATCCAACAGAAGATGGAAGAGACGATAGAGGAATACGTACAAGCTACGGAACGGGAAGAGGCTGATGAAAATAACATCAGTCAAACgcaaataaaaaagaaagcagtattagaggagaaggagaaaaggCGTCTGAAGCATGCGGCTAAGGGTGGAAGACGGTAG
- a CDS encoding DNA-directed RNA polymerase II subunit RPB11 produces the protein MNAPARHESYVLEDGEKPVELIEDTKIPNAATIKIVKQDHTLGNMLRAQLLAMPEILFAGYKVPHPLHPYFLIKIQTDGTKTPQAVLEQACTKLIGTMSSLETKFKREFSYKDIEGTSGGVTASTGEDPYGTVGGTGGGAWGRGRDYLDF, from the exons ATGAACGCCCCTGCTCGTCATGAAAGTTACGTCCTTGAGGACGGCGAGAAGCC AGTTGAGCTCATAGAAGATACAAAGATCCCTAATGCCGCCACCATAAAGATCGTCAAGCAGGATCACACCCTTGGGAACATGTTACGAGC CCAACTGCTCGCTATGCCCGAGATCCTCTTCGCAGGCTACAAAGTGCCACATCCTCTACACCCTTACTTCCTCATCAAAATCCAAACCGACGGCACAAAGACACCTCAAGCCGTGCTCGAACAAGCCTGTACAAAGTTGATTGGCACCATGTCTTCGCTCGAGACCAAATTCAAACGCGAGTTCTCTTATAAGGACATTGAAGGAACCTCCGGCGGAGTAACAGCTTCTACTGGAGAAGATCCGTACGGGACCGTTGGGGGAactggtggtggtgcatgGGGACGAGGACGAGACTATCTTGATTTCTAA
- a CDS encoding Serine/threonine-protein kinase HSL1, translated as MPDSPPRPPPIKYTAPLGTRWAKEKAAAGGAAAFDLPTDPKSIGPWILGECVGKGASGRVKIARHRRTGQLAAVKILPVAPLVSSRASLATRAAKSEKQRLGIDREITMMKLMNHPNIMRIYDVYEGPTELFLVLEYVEGGELFDFLVNRGRLPPNEALIYFRQIVYGLNYAHTFSIIHRDLKPENILIASLAPPQIKIADWGMAAFAPPALQLETSCGSPHYASPEIVNGEKYQGNATDIWSCGVILYALLTGRLPFDDKNVRNLLAKVKSGKYDMPTWIDPLAKDLLSKMLIVDVKQRITIPEILTHPWLLTHTSIPFTCPAPPRPLSSSSSHPPSAHQTQHQTQTTLTYTLLPPPLPPSPSLLARPLPSPAHIDAELFASLRIIWGRHADPAGDVIKRDLCAPQGRGVHAKAFYFLLGRYREEAGGRRREDGLALGVGLSGQGETAEEEMAKVNFNLGWELESGLRQYEVQAPRIPASTAADAAADDDEPAPSPVFSPPPPPYPSTTTTTSTTTTTSDAAPSRRRTVTDGSLPLHIHTVSHANANPQHHVSSSAIPRTPAPPVLVQSAPPAPSQTQTHPSSLPPTQPQTQTQTQQVPQPHVLGVGTNAVIGQKMGTVTGSSQGTRAFGAPKRGWTYSGPGSGSGSGSGGGVGQGQGQGSGQGQGSGQGQGSGHGQGQGQGQSHMHAMGFSQHLQQLQARAHAHGHGQGGSGRSRAGNSGHASAAGSASSDSNSNTHGYAHGPVHPHVHAQSPAPAHVHAQAHAQAPTHAHPHAHVHPHPHANTHAQALPLLTAPRTENAQLQRTVEDVARKVNELVQAVTQAPPPSPLGSPLGSSPVPATHGHDENDMEIVVEGMTGVGVGVGERRERVDEADKENAHAGTHTHAHPHVHAHAGAHQILTQKRASADKENDKDNDRVKDKDKDKEALHVIQPAYHEADVLAELHLPLNQGNGGGLGDEDVYEGGYNPYEGYLVEGVVVGDASANYPNVKNHSANTDANDPAHNHNANLNVKNHEHHEHHAQEEEDEEEDEEGEESWSHVSVSAAEAHGDTNPERVGRKVGGYQGLAIGVQSGGGIGNGRDLGGGGGGGVNQGGGGVSGGGNQGGGGNGGGNGAGGGGGYAQHVQALVKMKKEKEREKEREKERDKEKEKEKEEKKEKKTKAERKGRPPPLDLPSLNTGHGHHHAARRATLGGALASPLFYASSPAPSPMHSPMPYHTNSNTTHAHSHSHPHTSNTTTHHPHTTTHAHKILASPVVGEFKGWFSSLFSWKQGSGGSSNLGAYGFGGGTGPGLLYSVQDLRRTVGVVRGVLEGMGVGVVGVGGAPPVSGHVSGNVHVSGDGAAGSAVDGGYTGHTSEILLCRIDQSVVDPGTGTTLKSVRFRVEIRGVAGGAGGSPVGTPGEQQYQYQHQHQQHQHQQQQQAPQYATHQNALMLSPTMEEPSSAPMTPVTPLPPGAGSAVVGGTVAGTVAGMGMGANPVAAAPTTTAAVGAAVAPGPRARASMLLGRAASYHSSSVSVPISAPSPSGANFNFHSNSSSNSHNTSASTSASVNANANGRYEIPHGCQCIIALVHEKGSMSTFRAVWKRLKEEYARSASVGLAVVGGGGGGGNVSRGVAGGGGTATRVSPGDQHPYQYPCFSPALPPMTPAPYADGQMHVQPQMQVQVQGQRMGV; from the exons ATGCCTGACTCGCCCCCACGCCCACCTCCTATCAAGTACACTGCTCCCCTCGGCACTCGCTgggcaaaggaaaaggccGCTGCAGGCGGTGCTGCCGCCTTTGACCTCCCCACTGACCCAAAGTCCATCGGCCCCTGGATCCTCGGCGAGTGCGTCGGCAAGGGCGCCTCAGGTCGCGTCAAGATCGCCCGCCACCGCCGCACCGGTCAACTCGCCGCCGTCAAAATCCTCCCCGTCGCCCCCCTCGTCTCCTCCCGCGCGTCTCTCGCCACCCGCGCTGCAAAGTCTGAGAAACAGCGCCTCGGCATAGACCGCGAGATCACCATGATGAAACTCATGAACCACCCCAACATCATGCGCATATACGACGTCTACGAGGGCCCCACTGAgctcttcctcgtcctcgagTACGTCGAGGGCGGCGAGCTCTTTGATTTTCTCGTCAACCGCGGCAGACTACCCCCCAACGAGGCTCTCATCTACTTTCGCCAGATCGTCTACGGCCTCAACTACGCCCATACATTTTCCATCATCCACCGCGACCTCAAGCCAGAGAACATCCTCATCGCCTCTCTCGCCCCGCCCCAGATCAAAATCGCCGACTGGGGCATGGCCGCCTTTGCCCCGCCCGCCCTTCAGCTAGAGACGAGCTGCGGCTCACCCCACTACGCCAGCCCAGAGATCGTCAACGGCGAAAAGTACCAGGGAAACGCGACGGACATCTGGAGCTGCGGTGTTATCCTCTACGCTCTCCTCACAGGCCGCCTCCCTTTCGACGACAAGAACGTCCGCAACCTCCTCGCCAAAGTCAAGAGCGGCAAGTACGACATGCCTACCTGGATCGACCCCCTCGCCAAGGACCTCCTCAGCAAGATGCTCATCGTCGACGTCAAACAGCGCATTACC ATTCCCGAGATCCTCACACATCCCTGGCTGCTCACACACACCTCTATCCCATTCACATGCCCCGCCCCGCCCCGCCcgctctcctcttcctcttcccaccCACCATCCGCCCACCAAACGCAGCACCAAACACAGACAACACTCACATacaccctcctccccccgccgctgccaccgTCCCCCTCGCTCCTCGCACGCCCGCTGCCCTCGCCTGCACATATCGACGCCGAGCTCTTTGCGTCCCTCCGCATCATTTGGGGGCGGCACGCGGATCCCGCTGGCGATGTCATCAAACGCGACCTGTGTGCGCCCCAGGGACGCGGTGTGCATGCCAAAGCATTTTATTTCCTTCTTGGGAGGTACAGAGAAGAAGCGGGTGGGCGGAGGCGGGAGGATGGGTTGGCGCTGGGTGTGGGTCTTTCAGGCCAGGGCGAGACGGCGGAAGAGGAGATGGCGAAGGTTAATTTCAACCTTGGATGGGAGCTCGAGAGCGGGCTGAGGCAGTATGAGGTCCAAGCGCCTAGGATCCCCGCTTCAActgctgctgatgctgctgcagatgatgatgaaccTGCTCCGAGCCCTGTGTTCTCCCCGCCTCCACCGCCTTATCCTTCTACGACGACTACTACTagcacgacgacgacgacctcgGACGCAGCGCCCTCGCGCAGACGGACAGTTACGGACGGATCGTTGCCTTTGCATATACACACCGTCAGccatgcgaatgcgaatccGCAGCACCATGTCTCGTCGAGCGCGATACCGCGCACTCCTGCGCCTCCTGTGCTCGTTCAGTCGGCCCCGCCCGCACCCTCGCAAACGCAGACGCACCCATCCTCGCTCCCACCAACACAACCGCaaacgcagacgcagacacAACAAGTCCCACAGCCGCATGTGCTAGGCGTGGGAACGAACGCTGTGATTGGTCAAAAAATGGGAACGGTCACGGGATCGTCACAGGGTACGCGCGCGTTTGGCGCGCCGAAGAGGGGGTGGACGTATTCGGGTCCTGGGTCGGGTTCTGGGTCTGGATCTGGCGGTGGGGttggacagggacagggacagggaagcggacagggacagggaagCGGACAAGGACAGGGTAGTGGACATGGACAAGGACAGGGACAAGGACAGAGTCATATGCACGCGATGGGATTTTCGCAGCATTTGCAGCAGTTGCAGGCGCGTGCTCATGcacatgggcatgggcaggGGGGTTCTGGGAGATCGCGCGCTGGGAACTCTGGGCATGCGAGTGCTGCTGGTTCTGCAAGTTCAGATTCTAATTCCAATACACATGGATATGCACATGGCCCTGTACACCCACACGTCCATGCACAATCCCCGGCCCCGGCCCACGTCCATGCACAAGCCCACGCACAAGCCCCGACCCACGCTCATCCTCACGCTCACGTCCATCCACACCCCCACGCAAACACCCACGCGCAAGCGCTCCCGCTCCTGACAGCACCACGCACCGAAAACGCACAGCTCCAACGCACAGTGGAGGATGTGGCGCGGAAGGTGAATGAGCTTGTGCAGGCTGTGACGCAGGcgccgcctccttctcctttggGTTCTCCGTTGGGTTCGTCGCCTGTACCTGCTACGCATGGGCATGATGAGAATGATATGGAGATCGTAGTGGAGGGTATGactggtgttggtgttggtgttggggAGCGTAGGGAGAGGGTGGATGAGGCGGATAAGGAGAATGCGCACGCTGGTACTCACACTCATGCACACCCCCATGTTCATGCACACGCTGGCGCGCACCAGATTCTGACACAGAAACGAGCCTCCGCGGACAAGGAAAATGACAAGGACAATGACAGGGTTAAAGACAaggacaaagacaaggagGCGTTACATGTCATTCAGCCTGCGTATCATGAGGCAGATGTACTCGCTGAACTGCATTTACCGCTTAATCAGGGGAATGGTGGGGGTTTAGGAGATGAGGATGTGTATGAGGGCGGGTATAATCCTTATGAGGGGTATTTGGTGGAGGGTGTGGTTGTTGGGGATGCTAGCGCCAACTATCCAAACGTCAAAAACCACAGTGCTAATACCGACGCCAATGACCCCGCCCACAACCACAACGCCAACCTCAACGTCAAAAACCACGAGCACCACGAGCACCACgctcaggaggaagaagatgaggaagaagacgaagaaggcgaagagAGCTGGAGCCACGTGAGCGTGAGTGCTGCTGAAGCGCATGGGGATACTAATCCGGAGAGGGTGGGCCGGAAGGTGGGCGGTTATCAGGGGCTTGCAATTGGGGTGCAGAGTGGGGGTGGGATTGGGAATGGGAGGGAtttgggtggtggtggtggtgggggtgtGAATCAAGGGGGAGGGGGTGTGAGTGGGGGTGGGAAtcaaggaggaggggggaaTGGAGGGGGGAATGGggcgggaggaggaggggggtaTGCGCAGCATGTGCAGGCGCttgtgaagatgaagaaggaaaaggagagggaaaaagagagagagaaggaaagggataaagagaaggagaaagagaaagaggagaaaaaggagaagaaaacaaaGGCTGAGAGGAAAGGGAGAC CACCACCGCTTGATTTACCGTCTCTTAATACGGGTCATGGACATCACCACGCAGCGCGACGCGCTACACTTGGTGGAGCACTCGCTTCTCCGCTGTTCTACGCGTCCTCGCCTGCACCATCACCAATGCACTCACCTATGCCCTACCACACCAACTCCAACACCACCCACGCACACTCTCACTCACACCCGCACACGTCAAATACCACCACGCACCATCCACACACAaccacacacgcacacaagATCCTCGCCTCGCCCGTTGTAGGCGAGTTCAAAGGCTGGTTCTCGAGTTTGTTCAGTTGGAAACAAGGGTCGGGCGGGTCGTCGAATCTTGGTGCGTATGGGTTTGGAGGGGGGACGGGGCCTGGGTTGTTGTATTCGGTGCAGGATTTGAGGAGGACGGTGGGTGTTGTGCGAGGTGTGTTGGAGGGTatgggtgtgggtgttgtgggtgttggtggtgcGCCGCCTGTGTCTGGGCATGTGTCTGGGAATGTGCATGTGTCTGGGGATGGTGCAGCGGGATCTGCGGTTGATGGAGGATATACGGGACATACGAGCGAGATTCTGTTATGTCGGATTGACCAGTCTGTGGTTGATccggggacggggacgacGCTTAAGAGTGTTAGGTTCCGTGTTGAGATTAGGGGTGTTGCGGGTGGTGCGGGTGGTAGTCCTGTTGGGACGCCTGGCGAGCAGCAGTACCAataccaacaccaacaccagcagcaccagcaccagcaacagcagcaggcACCGCAGTATGCGACACATCAAAATGCGCTGATGCTCTCACCTACGATGGAGGAGCCGTCGTCTGCGCCGATGACGCCGGTGACGCCGTTACCGCCTGGTGCGGGCAGTGCTGTGGTGGGTGGTACGGTTGCGGGTACGGTTgcgggtatgggtatgggtgcAAATCCAGTCGCTGCTGCGCCGACAACGACGGCGGCGGTGGGGGCGGCGGTTGCACCGGGCCCCCGTGCTCGGGCGAGTATGCTCCTTGGGCGCGCGGCGTCTTATCATAGCTCCTCGGTGTCGGTGCCTATATCCGCGCCGTCACCCTCCGGCGCCAATTTCAATTTCCACTCCAATTCCAGCTCAAACTCTCACAACACCAGCGCGAGTACCAGCGCGAGTGTGAATGCCAATGCGAATGGGAGATACGAGATCCCGCATGGGTGTCAGTGTATAATTGCGCTGGTGCATGAGAAGGGGTCGATGTCGACGTTTAGAGCGGTGTGGAAGAGGCTCAAGGAGGAGTATGCGCGGTCTGCTTCGGTGGGTTTGGCTGTcgtcggtggtggtggtggtggtggtaatgTGTCACGCGGCGttgctggaggtggaggtacTGCGACGAGAGTGAGTCCTGGAGACCAGCACCCGTATCAGTACCCGTGCTTTAGTCCTGCGCTCCCGCCTATGACCCCGGCTCCATATGCGGATGGGCAGATGCATGTACAGCCGCAgatgcaggtgcaggtgcagggtCAGAGGATGGGTGTGTGA